Proteins from one Brevibacillus humidisoli genomic window:
- a CDS encoding restriction endonuclease, whose translation MTFFALFGVALAFRFLLDSFAREKLRKSGITDIDKMDGHQFEHYLALLFQSQGYKAKVTRAAGDYGADLILEKGNSKIVVQAKRYGKNVGVSAVQQVVGSRAHYGASDAWVITNRDFTEAAQNLAKSNQVRLINRGELIDMILKLNPAAVPNPKKVLSKTLSKK comes from the coding sequence ATGACCTTTTTTGCATTATTCGGAGTAGCTCTTGCATTTCGTTTTTTATTGGATTCATTTGCCCGAGAAAAGCTCAGGAAATCTGGAATCACAGATATTGACAAAATGGACGGACATCAATTTGAACATTATCTTGCTTTATTATTTCAATCCCAAGGGTATAAGGCTAAGGTAACTCGTGCAGCAGGTGATTATGGGGCGGATCTTATTTTGGAGAAAGGAAATAGTAAAATCGTTGTACAAGCGAAACGATACGGGAAAAACGTGGGTGTCAGCGCCGTTCAACAAGTAGTTGGCTCGCGTGCACATTACGGGGCGTCGGACGCATGGGTTATTACGAACCGGGACTTCACTGAAGCAGCACAAAATCTTGCTAAATCAAATCAGGTACGCTTGATTAATAGAGGAGAGCTAATTGATATGATTTTGAAGTTAAATCCAGCAGCTGTACCTAATCCCAAGAAAGTCCTATCCAAAACTTTATCAAAAAAATAG
- a CDS encoding IS1182 family transposase, whose product MYIQYTMDQLCLPMDVEEDIPANHLVRVVNAAVNRLDDAIFDAAYPGGGRDSYHPKMLTKIIIYAYTQRIYSSRQIAKAVRENIMFMWIAGRQRPDFRTINRFRSERMKPVLETVFTAILQFLVEENYVQLEHYFVDGTKIEANANRYTFVWGKAVVKHKAKLQEKVKTLFATIEEAEKQEEGAHGGQDLRELGESSTLTSEKLEHAVKQLEERLQEKPKDKPLKKAVRTIRKDLLPRLQKYETHEKILGTRNSYSKTDPDATFMRMKEDHMRNGQLKPGYNVQIGTENQFIVGYSVHQRPTDTRCFIPHLEKVKAQIGKLPRSVIADAGYGGEENYDYLEQNEVEAIVKYSTYHREKSKAWQRDISKIDNWTYNSEQDTWTCAAGQTLHFRRESKEKTESGYEIVYRHYRSAGCEDCPLKSQCTKAQGNREVKVSMKYLRLKNQAKQKLRSEEGYALAVRRMIEPEPVFGAMKNNRGFKRFLLRGLPKVSLEVGWLSLAHNLLKKAAVDAQRQGAKREQVA is encoded by the coding sequence TTGTACATTCAATATACCATGGATCAACTTTGTTTACCAATGGATGTAGAAGAGGACATTCCCGCCAATCATCTCGTTCGTGTGGTCAACGCCGCTGTCAATCGTCTCGACGACGCCATCTTTGACGCGGCTTACCCCGGAGGCGGACGAGACAGCTATCACCCCAAGATGCTCACCAAAATCATCATCTATGCCTACACCCAGCGCATCTACTCTTCTCGCCAGATTGCCAAGGCCGTCCGTGAAAACATAATGTTCATGTGGATCGCAGGCAGACAACGTCCGGACTTCCGCACCATCAACCGCTTTCGCTCGGAACGAATGAAACCCGTACTGGAGACTGTGTTTACCGCCATTCTTCAATTCTTGGTCGAGGAGAATTACGTGCAGCTGGAGCATTACTTTGTGGACGGTACCAAGATCGAAGCCAATGCGAATCGGTATACGTTTGTTTGGGGAAAGGCTGTCGTCAAGCACAAAGCCAAGCTCCAGGAGAAAGTGAAGACCTTGTTTGCCACCATTGAGGAAGCCGAAAAGCAAGAAGAAGGAGCGCACGGGGGCCAAGATCTTCGCGAGCTGGGCGAGTCCTCTACCCTCACAAGTGAAAAGCTGGAGCATGCCGTCAAGCAATTGGAGGAACGCCTGCAGGAGAAGCCAAAAGACAAGCCACTAAAGAAGGCGGTTCGCACCATCCGCAAAGACCTGCTTCCTCGCCTCCAAAAGTATGAAACACATGAGAAGATACTAGGCACTCGAAATAGTTACAGCAAAACGGACCCTGACGCTACCTTTATGCGAATGAAGGAAGACCACATGCGAAACGGCCAGCTCAAACCTGGCTACAATGTGCAGATTGGCACCGAAAATCAATTCATTGTCGGCTACAGTGTGCATCAGCGGCCGACCGATACGCGCTGCTTTATCCCTCATCTTGAAAAAGTAAAGGCGCAGATCGGAAAGCTACCGAGAAGCGTCATCGCAGATGCGGGTTATGGCGGCGAAGAGAATTATGACTATCTCGAACAAAACGAAGTCGAAGCCATCGTCAAATACAGCACGTATCACCGCGAAAAAAGCAAGGCATGGCAAAGGGACATCAGCAAGATCGACAACTGGACGTATAACAGTGAGCAAGATACGTGGACATGCGCAGCGGGGCAAACCCTCCATTTCCGAAGAGAGAGCAAGGAGAAAACGGAAAGTGGATACGAAATCGTGTACCGTCATTACAGAAGCGCCGGTTGCGAGGACTGTCCGTTGAAGTCTCAGTGTACGAAAGCCCAAGGCAATCGCGAAGTCAAAGTCAGCATGAAGTATTTGCGGCTAAAGAACCAAGCAAAGCAGAAGCTCCGCAGCGAAGAAGGGTATGCCCTGGCAGTGAGGCGCATGATTGAGCCGGAGCCCGTGTTTGGTGCTATGAAGAACAATCGAGGGTTCAAAAGGTTCCTGCTTCGAGGCTTACCGAAAGTAAGTCTGGAGGTCGGGTGGCTTTCCCTTGCCCACAATTTGCTCAAGAAGGCTGCAGTGGACGCCCAAAGACAAGGAGCTAAGCGAGAACAGGTCGCTTAG
- a CDS encoding gamma carbonic anhydrase family protein, with protein MLIMPFEDKVPEIDESVFLAHGVVISGDVTIGADTSIWYNTVIRGDIAPTTIGRRVSVQDNSTLHQSPGLPLIIEDEVTIGHNAVLHSCVIRQGALIGMGAIVLDGAEVGEEAMVAAGALIPPGMKVPPRRLAVGSPAKIKRELTEQDLADFRRIRQSYVDKGKLYRELEKRPVNR; from the coding sequence ATGCTGATCATGCCGTTTGAGGATAAAGTTCCTGAGATCGACGAGTCCGTCTTTCTCGCACATGGAGTCGTGATCTCCGGCGACGTGACGATCGGTGCCGATACCTCGATTTGGTACAATACCGTGATTCGCGGCGATATAGCACCGACGACCATTGGACGGAGGGTGAGCGTACAGGATAACAGTACGCTGCATCAAAGCCCTGGATTGCCGCTGATCATCGAAGACGAAGTAACCATCGGACATAACGCTGTTCTCCATAGCTGCGTGATCCGGCAAGGCGCTTTGATCGGGATGGGCGCCATCGTGCTGGATGGCGCCGAAGTAGGAGAAGAAGCAATGGTTGCTGCCGGTGCTCTGATCCCGCCGGGGATGAAGGTGCCGCCGCGCAGGCTGGCAGTCGGTTCTCCGGCCAAGATCAAGCGGGAGCTAACCGAACAGGACCTGGCGGACTTTCGCCGCATCCGCCAATCGTATGTGGACAAGGGCAAGCTGTACCGTGAACTGGAAAAGCGTCCAGTCAACCGCTAG
- a CDS encoding DUF2157 domain-containing protein produces MSKRKVILQEAEQWKREGIISDEQYEQIAVRYPARDRAGTLSIMGGILLGLGVLTFIASNWDGMTHLTRLLLILLSLVAVYLLGDFLHRRGSERLGTAFIVIGVGIYGAGFFLIGQMYHLSGHPLTPFYLWFIGAITLAWHYRSQTLSLISLLILTAASFYGLTTDSREGISGLILYVLYGGGLFPLLWKLRSVWLSSATSVILLGTAVLDVAEYGNGLLVQLPILVYLFAAVLIPERMAPFPSLFRVVGYIGMTLFAVIVIFGSGSLLQINLADTVGSTVILLAVLGYLFLSMRQRTLDRAADMLPHLPLPIYYLLFGSSAGSTDPEPMLGLDVAMILALYGLSIAMVLGGEKRHDVQRINAGAVMFGVTSFVAYVNFAWDFMDKSLFFLIGGAFLLALSFALERQRRRWVKQARRDPR; encoded by the coding sequence ATGAGCAAACGGAAGGTGATTCTGCAGGAAGCAGAGCAGTGGAAACGGGAAGGAATTATTAGCGATGAGCAGTACGAGCAAATCGCCGTGCGCTACCCTGCCCGAGACCGGGCGGGTACGCTGTCGATTATGGGGGGTATTCTGCTAGGGCTGGGCGTGTTGACGTTTATTGCGTCCAATTGGGATGGGATGACTCATCTAACTCGATTGCTGCTCATCCTGCTTTCTTTGGTTGCCGTCTACCTCTTGGGTGATTTCTTGCATCGGAGAGGCAGTGAGAGGCTGGGGACGGCCTTTATCGTGATCGGAGTCGGCATCTACGGTGCGGGATTTTTTCTGATTGGTCAAATGTACCATCTCTCGGGCCATCCGCTCACTCCGTTTTATCTCTGGTTTATCGGGGCGATTACCTTGGCTTGGCACTACCGCTCGCAAACCCTATCCTTGATTTCGCTGTTGATCCTGACGGCAGCTTCGTTCTACGGACTGACGACAGACAGCAGGGAAGGGATCTCTGGGCTCATCTTATACGTGTTGTACGGGGGTGGACTGTTCCCGCTGCTGTGGAAGCTGCGCTCGGTCTGGCTGAGCTCGGCAACTTCCGTCATCTTGTTGGGTACGGCAGTGCTCGACGTGGCCGAATATGGAAATGGATTGCTGGTGCAATTGCCGATCCTTGTCTATCTGTTTGCAGCCGTCCTGATTCCAGAGCGGATGGCGCCTTTTCCATCGTTGTTTCGAGTTGTTGGGTATATCGGGATGACACTGTTTGCGGTCATAGTCATCTTCGGAAGCGGATCTTTACTGCAGATCAACCTGGCAGACACAGTGGGAAGTACAGTCATCCTGTTGGCTGTCCTCGGTTATCTCTTCCTATCGATGAGGCAGCGGACGCTTGATCGAGCGGCCGATATGCTGCCCCACCTGCCGCTGCCAATCTACTATCTCTTGTTTGGCTCTTCTGCAGGATCGACCGATCCGGAGCCAATGCTGGGACTGGATGTGGCGATGATCCTCGCCTTGTATGGCTTGTCCATCGCGATGGTCCTCGGCGGTGAAAAAAGACATGACGTACAGCGAATCAACGCGGGAGCAGTGATGTTTGGCGTGACCAGCTTTGTGGCATACGTGAACTTCGCGTGGGACTTTATGGACAAATCGCTCTTCTTTCTCATCGGCGGCGCGTTTTTGTTGGCCCTTAGCTTCGCTCTGGAACGTCAGCGCAGGAGATGGGTGAAGCAGGCGAGGAGGGATCCGCGATGA
- a CDS encoding alpha/beta-type small acid-soluble spore protein: MSRNRKPLVPEARHELDCLKGRLQEVLDPEQAKYKVASNLHIPLKKGYNGDLTAHDSGRIGGQLGGKMVKELIRSAQEKLAAKRNP, translated from the coding sequence GTGAGCAGAAACCGCAAACCGCTTGTCCCAGAAGCGCGTCACGAGTTGGACTGTCTGAAAGGACGCCTGCAGGAAGTGTTGGACCCTGAACAAGCAAAGTATAAAGTGGCTTCCAACCTGCATATTCCCCTGAAAAAAGGATACAACGGCGATTTAACAGCCCATGACAGCGGACGGATCGGCGGTCAATTGGGTGGCAAAATGGTCAAGGAACTGATTCGTTCCGCACAGGAAAAGCTGGCCGCGAAACGCAATCCGTAA
- a CDS encoding GNAT family N-acetyltransferase → MDLFDLRMIGRHVCLRLLTAEDAPAFLDYLLRNKHYHDPYMPHRPSDSFTLENVRRLTDQRQRVGSDQEYAFAVIDNESERLVGKVKLSGIIRGSFHSANLSYDIDEAFSSRGYVTEAVKMLISFAYSGLALHRIQAAIMPRNLPSQRVVEKAGFVREGYSQHYIQINGIWEDHITYAITKERYDRLPAYQKEQGLIAWITET, encoded by the coding sequence ATGGATTTGTTTGATCTCCGCATGATTGGCCGCCACGTCTGTTTGCGTCTGTTGACGGCGGAGGATGCTCCTGCGTTTTTGGACTATCTGCTGCGCAACAAACACTACCACGATCCGTATATGCCGCACCGGCCATCCGATTCCTTTACGCTGGAAAATGTACGTCGCCTAACCGATCAGCGTCAGCGAGTGGGATCGGATCAGGAGTATGCGTTTGCGGTGATTGACAACGAATCGGAGCGTCTGGTGGGAAAAGTGAAGCTGTCCGGGATCATCCGCGGCTCTTTTCACAGTGCCAACCTAAGCTATGACATTGACGAGGCGTTCAGCAGCCGCGGCTACGTGACGGAGGCAGTGAAGATGTTGATCTCGTTTGCCTACTCCGGACTGGCCCTGCACCGGATTCAAGCAGCGATTATGCCGCGCAACCTACCCTCTCAGCGCGTAGTGGAAAAAGCCGGATTCGTACGCGAAGGCTATAGCCAGCACTATATCCAGATTAACGGCATCTGGGAAGACCATATTACATACGCGATTACGAAAGAGCGTTACGACCGCCTGCCTGCTTACCAAAAGGAGCAGGGCCTGATTGCATGGATCACCGAAACATAA
- a CDS encoding helix-turn-helix transcriptional regulator yields MVSEKLKLIRIEADLTQDKMAEIIGVSKKTLVQVEKGRKTLGFTAAALVAVLFRRGEIMHSLFGDATLDVLDLVATRSNSQAWYRTMGGKVWWTEERREGSYSLQKHVFTGHYRIIDEERYLHYYSLDPAEAEKRLAELTGGLRSEREREGSVDE; encoded by the coding sequence ATGGTCTCCGAAAAGCTCAAGTTGATTCGCATTGAAGCTGATCTAACCCAGGACAAGATGGCAGAGATCATCGGCGTTTCCAAAAAAACGCTGGTCCAGGTGGAAAAAGGCAGGAAAACACTCGGCTTCACTGCAGCTGCGCTGGTTGCTGTTCTATTTCGACGGGGCGAGATCATGCACTCGCTGTTTGGCGACGCTACGCTGGATGTGCTTGATCTGGTAGCGACTCGGTCCAACTCCCAAGCCTGGTACAGGACGATGGGAGGAAAAGTGTGGTGGACAGAAGAGCGGCGTGAGGGATCGTACAGCTTGCAAAAACACGTATTTACCGGTCACTACCGGATCATCGACGAGGAACGCTATCTCCACTACTACAGCTTGGATCCAGCGGAGGCGGAGAAGAGATTGGCCGAATTGACCGGAGGTTTACGAAGCGAAAGGGAGCGGGAGGGGAGTGTCGATGAGTAA
- the yfkAB gene encoding radical SAM/CxCxxxxC motif protein YfkAB, which produces MIRFVPTSPLTPQTDPWEPLNSATPPCYKLTSVEFTVTNMCNLRCEHCAVGDTLQIRDDEILPIETIIRRLDEVEDLLTLSITGGEPMYSERTVQQTILPLLRYAVNRGLRTQINSNLTLPYSRYETILPYIDVMHISWNYTSAEEFHQIAYAKSMQRVSLKQATALYRTMMDNARRLAAAGVFVSAETMINSRTWQHLSTIHQIVREMGCARHEIHPMYPSDFARDLQVLSLDQLREAVHQLLDNRDETIWMLFGTLPFYACSPVEADLRLIRRLRETKNVSVRNDPDGRNRLNVNVFSGEVIVTDFGDVKPLGNIATDRLDDMLARWQQHQLNQRINCHCPSAACTGPNLLVVDTYYPTTNFKERHALV; this is translated from the coding sequence TTGATCCGTTTTGTTCCAACTAGTCCCCTGACACCGCAGACCGACCCTTGGGAGCCGCTCAATAGCGCCACTCCGCCGTGCTACAAGCTAACCAGTGTGGAATTCACCGTCACCAATATGTGTAATCTGCGATGTGAGCACTGTGCTGTTGGCGACACACTACAGATCCGCGATGATGAGATTCTGCCAATCGAGACCATCATCCGGCGTCTCGACGAGGTAGAGGATCTGCTCACTCTTAGTATAACAGGCGGAGAGCCAATGTACAGTGAACGAACGGTGCAGCAGACGATCCTGCCACTGCTTCGCTACGCGGTCAATCGGGGCCTGCGCACGCAGATCAACTCGAATCTGACTCTGCCCTACAGCCGCTATGAAACGATTCTTCCTTACATAGATGTGATGCACATTTCCTGGAACTACACTAGTGCAGAGGAGTTCCATCAGATCGCTTACGCCAAGAGCATGCAGCGTGTTTCACTCAAGCAGGCAACCGCCCTCTATCGCACGATGATGGATAATGCCAGGCGACTGGCTGCAGCAGGCGTGTTCGTGTCGGCGGAAACAATGATCAACAGCCGTACCTGGCAGCATCTCTCTACCATTCACCAAATAGTCCGAGAGATGGGCTGCGCCCGACACGAAATCCACCCGATGTACCCGAGCGATTTTGCCCGCGATCTGCAGGTACTGTCGCTCGATCAGCTGCGTGAGGCCGTTCATCAATTGCTGGACAACCGTGATGAGACGATCTGGATGCTGTTTGGTACGCTTCCGTTTTACGCCTGCAGTCCGGTGGAAGCGGACCTGCGGCTGATCCGACGCCTGAGAGAGACGAAAAATGTATCCGTCCGCAACGACCCTGACGGACGCAACCGCCTCAATGTAAACGTGTTTAGCGGCGAAGTAATCGTCACTGACTTCGGTGATGTGAAGCCACTGGGCAACATCGCAACCGATCGCCTGGACGACATGTTGGCCCGCTGGCAGCAGCACCAGCTCAACCAGCGGATCAACTGCCACTGCCCATCAGCAGCCTGCACGGGACCCAACTTGCTGGTGGTTGACACCTACTACCCCACCACCAACTTCAAAGAGCGGCATGCTCTCGTCTAA
- a CDS encoding DUF1385 domain-containing protein yields MITGISFGRGVIFHDSRVLACAEVREGVIHVWAEKITLRTIGKLWLRMVFTLPWTYQLFHLSLILYLLYPVWGEISPWWAIVYAFGFHFLFPRRLKMFHGAEHKVFSYGGEKKLEALAAIRQADIVNSGCSTNYVTYFFLCFLPALGFLPLAWSILIGGFGVMAGYLGQKHLRHGMKPLLALSAFLQRHVTTREPERLHLETAIRSYLLFQHYRKRHTAAIHTKEAAAS; encoded by the coding sequence ATGATTACGGGAATCTCGTTTGGCCGCGGTGTCATCTTTCACGATTCCAGGGTGCTGGCGTGTGCAGAAGTGAGGGAAGGCGTGATCCATGTCTGGGCGGAGAAGATCACCTTGCGAACAATTGGCAAGCTGTGGCTGCGGATGGTGTTTACCCTGCCTTGGACGTACCAGTTGTTTCATCTGAGCCTGATCTTGTACCTGCTGTATCCTGTCTGGGGAGAGATTAGCCCGTGGTGGGCAATCGTCTATGCGTTCGGATTCCACTTTTTGTTTCCCCGCCGCTTGAAGATGTTTCACGGAGCGGAGCATAAAGTGTTTAGCTACGGAGGGGAGAAGAAACTGGAAGCACTGGCCGCAATCAGACAGGCTGATATTGTCAACAGCGGCTGCTCGACTAATTACGTCACCTATTTCTTTCTCTGTTTTTTGCCGGCACTTGGTTTTTTGCCGCTCGCCTGGAGTATCCTCATAGGAGGATTCGGGGTCATGGCTGGCTATCTGGGACAAAAACATCTGCGTCACGGCATGAAACCGTTGCTTGCCCTATCTGCTTTCCTGCAGCGGCACGTAACGACTAGAGAACCGGAGCGTCTGCATCTGGAGACAGCGATCCGTTCTTACCTGCTCTTTCAGCATTACCGGAAGCGACATACGGCTGCGATTCACACGAAAGAGGCGGCTGCTTCGTGA
- a CDS encoding MOSC domain-containing protein: protein MSYLVGTIAEIVRHPVKSFSGERIKETEVTDYGLLGDRSHCFLDETRPGRYLTATQLPQMIGFQASFLGEREGDQYPPVRVTAPNGQVYDWDDPDLLGELERLSERHLSRVVYPPEHVPKGAIEEEHIQLVSDASLNELERIWGRSVDHRRFRANLVISLTDPQPFAEESWFGKRLKIGEVELEVVRPCERCMIVTIDPEDTERDPTLLKTIFQERSNCFGVYASVVRTGRIREGAPIYLLEEDK from the coding sequence ATGAGTTATCTGGTGGGGACGATTGCTGAGATCGTCCGTCATCCGGTCAAGTCTTTTTCCGGAGAGAGAATAAAGGAAACGGAGGTAACAGACTACGGCCTGTTAGGTGACCGCAGCCATTGTTTTCTCGATGAAACCAGACCGGGCCGGTATCTGACCGCGACACAATTGCCACAGATGATCGGGTTTCAGGCGTCATTTCTCGGTGAAAGGGAGGGGGATCAGTATCCGCCCGTGCGGGTTACTGCACCCAACGGACAAGTGTACGACTGGGATGATCCCGATTTGCTTGGGGAATTGGAGCGGTTGTCAGAACGACACTTGAGCAGGGTTGTATACCCACCGGAGCATGTGCCGAAGGGTGCGATTGAGGAGGAGCATATACAGTTGGTCAGCGATGCTTCCCTGAACGAACTGGAGCGAATCTGGGGCAGATCGGTGGACCACCGTCGTTTCCGTGCCAATCTGGTGATCTCCTTGACCGATCCGCAGCCGTTTGCTGAAGAGAGTTGGTTTGGTAAACGATTGAAGATCGGAGAGGTTGAACTGGAAGTGGTCCGCCCCTGTGAGCGGTGTATGATCGTGACGATCGATCCCGAGGATACAGAGCGCGATCCAACTCTGCTAAAAACGATTTTTCAAGAGCGCAGCAATTGCTTTGGTGTCTATGCCAGCGTTGTGCGGACAGGGCGGATACGCGAGGGTGCCCCCATTTATCTGCTCGAGGAAGACAAGTAG
- a CDS encoding IS1182 family transposase, which translates to MLNKQQAEGRYQISAFSLDELVPKDHLVRKIENAIDFSFIYDLVESLYCHDNGRPSVDPVVLVKIALIQYLFGIRSMRQTIKEIETNVAYRWFIGYDFSQPIPHFTTLGKNYVRRFRNTQLFESIFLRILEEAVHHGFVKPDVLFIDATHVKASANKHKYVKEIVEEQAKKYQELLDEEINQDRIAHGKKPLEKKTETSKKEVKVSTTDPDCGLFVKGEKERVFAYSFHTACDRNGFVLGAKVTPGNVHDSQVFEDVLNQVRQTFEQPQAVAVDSGYKTPYISKTLIDDQIRPVMPYTRPRTKEGFFKKYEYVYDEYFDCYICPNEQILTYETTNKDGYRIYRSNSQVCRSCPFLKQCTESKDYTKRVSRHIWADYLEEVDHLRHTEENKQIYSQRKETIERVFADMKEKHGMRWTTLRGLEKVTMQAMLVFAAMNLKKMATWLWKSGRQKVKDQNTFGIFIKLLNKRPLLFVQRGSLSAI; encoded by the coding sequence ATGCTTAATAAGCAACAGGCCGAAGGCCGTTATCAGATATCTGCATTCTCGTTAGATGAGTTGGTGCCAAAAGATCATCTCGTACGAAAAATCGAAAATGCAATCGACTTTTCATTCATCTATGACTTAGTGGAAAGCCTCTACTGTCATGACAACGGCAGACCCAGTGTTGACCCTGTAGTCTTAGTCAAAATTGCTCTCATCCAATATCTTTTTGGTATTCGTTCCATGCGGCAAACGATTAAAGAGATCGAAACCAATGTTGCCTATCGGTGGTTCATTGGCTATGACTTCAGTCAGCCCATTCCCCATTTCACGACCCTAGGCAAGAACTATGTTCGCCGTTTTCGGAATACTCAACTCTTCGAGTCGATCTTCCTTCGAATATTGGAAGAGGCGGTACATCATGGATTCGTGAAGCCTGACGTGCTTTTCATCGATGCTACGCATGTAAAAGCCAGTGCGAATAAGCATAAATACGTGAAAGAAATCGTTGAAGAACAAGCCAAGAAATATCAAGAGCTACTGGACGAAGAAATCAATCAGGATCGTATTGCACATGGAAAGAAGCCCCTTGAAAAAAAGACAGAAACTTCGAAGAAGGAGGTGAAGGTCAGCACAACTGACCCGGATTGCGGATTGTTTGTAAAGGGGGAAAAGGAACGTGTATTTGCCTATAGTTTTCATACGGCATGTGATCGAAATGGATTTGTGCTTGGCGCAAAGGTAACGCCAGGCAATGTGCATGACAGTCAGGTTTTTGAGGATGTTTTGAATCAAGTGCGACAGACGTTCGAACAACCTCAGGCTGTGGCGGTGGACTCCGGATACAAGACGCCTTACATCAGTAAAACACTGATTGATGACCAGATTCGCCCCGTTATGCCCTACACAAGACCACGCACCAAAGAAGGTTTTTTTAAAAAGTACGAATATGTGTATGATGAATATTTCGACTGCTACATCTGCCCGAACGAGCAAATCTTAACATATGAGACAACAAACAAGGATGGGTACCGTATCTATCGATCAAATTCTCAAGTTTGCCGAAGTTGTCCGTTTTTGAAACAATGCACGGAAAGTAAAGACTACACAAAGAGAGTGAGTCGCCACATCTGGGCTGATTACCTCGAAGAGGTAGACCACCTCCGGCATACCGAGGAAAACAAACAGATCTATAGCCAACGGAAAGAAACGATTGAACGTGTATTCGCTGATATGAAGGAAAAGCATGGCATGCGTTGGACGACCTTACGAGGACTGGAGAAGGTCACGATGCAGGCGATGCTTGTTTTCGCTGCCATGAACTTAAAAAAAATGGCGACCTGGCTATGGAAATCAGGTCGCCAAAAGGTGAAGGATCAAAACACCTTCGGTATTTTCATCAAATTATTAAACAAACGCCCTCTGCTGTTCGTTCAGCGAGGGAGTTTGTCTGCAATCTGA
- a CDS encoding GDYXXLXY domain-containing protein, whose protein sequence is MSKRFVLLVLLQVLMLLSVVGKYYWISTSGHPVTLKTAPVDPRDLFYGDYVRLGFEISRIDLQSVQHDLEEPLYDTDVYVVLEQKGNVWHEAVGVYRHKPQLAPGQIMLSGRVPYYDGYMGEELRIVYGFERYYVPENTGREIEQSVEQGWYVDLRVSGSGEAVITRLHR, encoded by the coding sequence ATGAGCAAACGGTTCGTATTGTTGGTGCTGCTGCAGGTGCTGATGCTGCTCAGCGTTGTCGGCAAATACTATTGGATCTCGACGAGTGGCCACCCAGTCACGCTCAAGACTGCCCCGGTCGATCCGCGTGATTTGTTCTACGGTGATTACGTCCGGCTCGGATTCGAGATCAGCCGGATCGACTTGCAGTCGGTACAGCATGATCTAGAAGAGCCCCTGTATGACACAGATGTTTACGTCGTACTGGAGCAAAAGGGGAATGTGTGGCATGAAGCGGTAGGCGTATACCGGCATAAACCGCAGCTGGCGCCTGGTCAGATCATGCTGTCCGGCCGAGTTCCTTACTACGATGGTTATATGGGGGAGGAACTGCGGATCGTATATGGGTTTGAACGGTATTACGTACCGGAGAATACCGGCAGAGAGATCGAACAAAGCGTGGAGCAAGGCTGGTATGTCGACCTGCGTGTGTCCGGGAGCGGCGAAGCGGTCATCACCCGACTCCACCGCTAA